A single window of Salvia splendens isolate huo1 chromosome 6, SspV2, whole genome shotgun sequence DNA harbors:
- the LOC121806965 gene encoding metallothiol transferase FosB-like, with protein MKDNKGNPLRLSSVNHISLVCKSVEESAYFYQNVLGFVPVRRPGSFDFHGVWLFGHGIGIHLLRSDDPEKMPKKTVINPKDNHISFQCENMAMVEKKLVEMGIDLVRQRVEEGGVYVEQLFFHDPDGFMIEICNCDNIPIVPLAGEIVRSCSRSRMNLPQQIHLPVVQP; from the exons ATGAAGGATAACAAGGGAAATCCATTACGTCTCTCTTCTGTGAATCATATCTCACTTGTTTGCAAATCAGTTGAAGAATCAGCTTATTTTTACCAAAATGTTCTTGGCTTTGTACCGGTTAGAAGGCCTGGTTCATTTGATTTTCATGGAGTATG GCTGTTTGGTCACGGGATTGGGATACATCTGCTGCGATCAGATGATCCAGAAAAAATGCCTAAGAAAACTGTGATTAATCCCAAAGATAATCATATTTCTTTTCAG TGCGAGAACATGGCGATGGTGGAGAAGAAGCTAGTGGAAATGGGGATTGATCTGGTGCGGCAGAGAGTAGAGGAAGGAGGGGTGTACGTGGAGCAGCTGTTCTTCCACGATCCGGATGGGTTCATGATCGAGATATGCAACTGCGACAACATCCCGATAGTACCATTGGCTGGGGAAATTGTACGCTCGTGCTCGAGGTCGAGGATGAATCTGCCGCAGCAGATCCATCTCCCCGTGGTACAACCGTAG